The Procambarus clarkii isolate CNS0578487 chromosome 91, FALCON_Pclarkii_2.0, whole genome shotgun sequence genome includes a region encoding these proteins:
- the LOC123774077 gene encoding protein FAM110B: protein MSMGWGGMVVGPGWWGAGGGGKSAVQLLQESKSRYVKSDHVLGSSQTPARPDRLHISSNPNIFLSAPSHTLHVSRPSPAPERRHALAEHNNIVNLRDHHSLAGLSPPRLVPLTGPASLGAQPPPLPARSPRVTPRPKIRGQGESQGGRCGDLRRSLSHGPGDRNDNVQMKLRRLLNTDSQENLASLLQPPTETKPKIPPPAPRRGVKLSPPGTYRAEPATVTAHKSLPDLNRAASPAGETDSECGTSGRRRPSCPGALPSRNNAPEPPPRPPRMFRDPPPLPEHSTDRPPARPPLPQRLREPSIPRLSRSGALATTLMPTDGRRSSDSDVSAYGGTGSGVSNNEEGRRRPILRSRSDVTHERGHWEEDLHNSLAPLDLEAFFESMGLDSVTHRQLTSPPNSRHSSPVYFEEVSSEESGPLGGRRGSSDSDDGRGLSGPGPGPPLPLRGTGEPSIVEKNARVIKWLFNCQKAQGTYVSRVASIKS, encoded by the coding sequence ATGTCGATGGGCTGGGGAGGCATGGTGGTGGGACCAGGATGGTGGGGAGCTGGAGGTGGAGGTAAGAGTGCCGTTCAACTGCTACAGGAAAGCAAGTCTCGCTATGTCAAAAGTGACCATGTACTTGGTAGCAGCCAAACCCCTGCTCGACCagaccgcctgcatatatcctccAATCCAAACATCTTCTTAAGTGCTCCATCACATACTCTTCATGTATCACGACCTTCACCAGCTCCAGAACGACGCCATGCTCTTGCTGAGCACAACAATATTGTAAATTTACGTGATCACCATAGTCTTGCAGGATTATCTCCTCCACGTTTAGTCCCATTAACAGGCCCAGCATCTTTAGGAGCACAACCTCCTCCTCTGCCAGCACGTTCACCTCGTGTCACACCTCGTCCAAAAATCAGGGGGCAGGGAGAGAGCCAAGGAGGGCGGTGTGGTGACCTCCGGCGTTCTCTTTCTCATGGTCCTGGAGACCGTAATGATAATGTCCAGATGAAACTACGTCGTTTGCTCAACACCGACTCCCAAGAAAATTTAGCTTCATTGTTGCAGCCACCAACTGAAACAAAGCCAAAAATACCACCCCCAGCACCTCGAAGAGGAGTGAAACTTTCTCCTCCAGGTACCTACAGAGCTGAACCTGCTACAGTTACTGCACACAAATCTTTACCAGATCTTAATCGAGCTGCTTCTCCTGCAGGAGAAACAGATTCTGAATGTGGTACCAGTGGACGTCGGCGGCCATCATGTCCTGGTGCACTGCCCTCCAGAAACAATGCTCCAGAACCTCCTCCTCGACCACCACGCATGTTTCGTGATCCACCACCTCTCCCTGAGCATTCTACAGACAGGCCTCCTGCAAGGCCACCTCTGCCACAGAGGCTACGAGAACCATCAATACCACGTTTATCTCGGTCTGGTGCATTGGCAACAACGCTAATGCCAACTGATGGCCGACGATCATCAGACAGTGATGTGTCTGCATATGGAGGcactggaagtggagtcagtaatAATGAGGAGGGACGACGCAGACCAATTCTCAGATCCAGGTCAGATGTTACACATGAACGAGGCCACTGGGAAGAAGATCTTCACAACTCTTTAGCACCTTTGGATTTAGAGGCTTTCTTTGAATCTATGGGTCTAGATTCTGTTACACACCGTCAGCTCACCTCTCCTCCCAATTCCCGACATTCCTCACCAGTTTATTTTGAGGAGGTTTCCTCTGAGGAATCTGGTCCATTGGGTGGTCGTCGAGGCAGTTCTGACTCTGATGATGGGCGGGGACTTTCAGGCCCTGGTCCTGGTCCACCTTTACCTCTTCGGGGTACTGGCGAGCCATCTATTGTAGAAAAGAATGCGCGTGTTATTAAATGGCTGTTTAACTGCCAGAAAGCACAAGGCACGTATGTTTCAAGAGTTGCTTCCATCAAAAGTTAG
- the v gene encoding tryptophan 2,3-dioxygenase produces the protein MSCPYARENGLDVSQEGRNLAEEFGGITYTSYLKLHQLLSAQSCKSTVHDEHLFIVIHQAYELWFKQIIFEIDSVREIFSQEEVDEHKMLEIVKRMQRVTLILKLCVDQFLILETMTPLDFMEFRDYLSPASGFQSYQFRLLENKLGVKGELRVRYNQENYTKVFGDEPEIYKAIKASEDEPSLQNLVNRWLERTPGLEEKGFNFWKKYKMVVDTILEEQQQEAKAEENEALKSYLTAQHKKRQELFESIFDVRAHNALMARGERRLSHKGLQGALMISFYREEPRFNQPHQLLTLLMDVDSLMTKWRYNHVMLVQRMIGSQLIGTGGSSGYQYLRSTLSDRYKVFLDLFNLSTFLLPRNSVPPLTRQMKSRLSIRDDTEQAKVVKKEHARESFKVTPTSSPSAFVSSDSPCPLENGEEKVFSDSDLDKSLENSMERSCEASM, from the exons GTTGGACGTGTCTCAGGAGGGCAGGAATCTGGCGGAGGAGTTCGGCGGCATCACCTATACATCGTACCTCAAGCTTCACCAACTCCTTAGTGCTCAAAGCTGCAAGTCAACGGTCCACGATGAACACCTCTTCATAGTCATTCATCAAG CATACGAGCTATGGTTCAAGCAAATCATTTTCGAGATAGACTCTGTGCGGGAGATCTTCAGTCAGGAGGAAGTGGATGAACACAAGATGCTCGAAATTGTCAAGCGCATGCAGAGGGTCACACTCATACTCAAG CTGTGTGTGGACCAGTTTCTCATCTTGGAGACGATGACGCCTCTTGATTTCATGGAGTTCCGGGATTACCTGTCTCCTGCGTCAGGCTTCCAGAGTTATCAGTTCAGACTCCTTGAGAACAAACTTGGAGTCAAAGGG GAACTGAGAGTGCGCTACAACCAAGAAAACTACACAAAAGTGTTCGGTGATGAACCAGAAATTTACAAAGCAATAAAGGCATCAGAGGATGAGCCATCCCTGCAGAACCTGGTAAACCGATGGCTAGAACGTACGCCAGGCCTGGAAGAGAAAGGTTTTAACTTCTGGAAAAAGTACAAAATGGTGGTAGATACAATTCTTGAAGAACAACAACAAGAGGCAAAG GCTGAGGAGAATGAGGCCCTAAAATCATACTTGACGGCACAACATAAGAAACGTCAAGAGCTGTTTGAGAGCATTTTTGATGTCAGGGCTCACAATGCCCTAATGGCCCGTGGGGAGAGACGCCTTAGCCACAAAGGTCTTCAGGGAGCCCTCATGATTTCCTTCTATCGAGAAGAACCTCGCTTCAATCAGCCCCACCAGCTTCTTACATTACTCATGGATGTTGACTCTTTAATGACTAAGTGGAGGT ACAATCATGTAATGCTCGTGCAGCGAATGATTGGCTCGCAGCTGATTGGCACTGGAGGTTCTTCAGGATATCAGTATCTGCGCTCAACACTAAG TGATCGATACAAAGTGTTCCTCGACTTGTTCAACTTGAGCACTTTCCTTCTCCCACGTAACTCTGTCCCTCCACTGACTCGTCAGATGAAGTCTCGACTGAGCATTAGGGATGACACAGAACAAGCtaaagtagtaaagaaggagcaCGCTAGAGAATCCTTCAAAGTAACTCCAACTTCTTCACCTTCGGCCTTTGTATCTTCGGATTCCCCGTGTCCTCTTGAGAATGGAGAGGAGAAAGTCTTTTCAGACAGTGACCTTGACAAAAGTTTGGAGAATAGTATGGAAAGATCATGTGAAGCTTCAATGTAA